The Artemia franciscana chromosome 11, ASM3288406v1, whole genome shotgun sequence genome has a segment encoding these proteins:
- the LOC136033167 gene encoding zinc finger protein 729-like: MEPSEKVGKDQTKNSHVVSTLPSSSSFLAELGTPMVSVAGTESLLSAFSATISGSSSCFSTDPLLFATKSQPRQSSDLYTDDSLKNETQRLLTDSIYHLPLNSLVPIPIVVGENFVIRQRELKPTEESSDQISITNGISFESSNERSSITVEDDEESTNMINIPSDTVDSQRLAFLEEVAAKTISEFCNIREYSRIDNLVKENTLSAVSEPQRIQIEHDYGFKIADKTPEAHPSENFETDEGDEDINLAIKKRNRQEACDYSSIYCHHCSSVTQHTCKSKSGKSKAGKKTKEIHLKRRRLIPLPNQYSCPRCGKTLRGKDALKRHLTMHLKKDTFVCPLCDKAFVRRSAFHSHISSHDSSKKIGKSTKMRKENCSDDLTKDSHSWKIVLPVLKNKVTENETTTTVKNSELSVTYEETPSKEACLQQLPKIIPLSSPEKDYPDPPETVSSDPKPETQSQAAKQMISVISEGKIEPIVQVSVEDKMYDISCSKQTLSLEKDNWNCNLCKWKCTSQPELVEHQSVVHADEAVFVCEVCGRRFCKKVQLTRHSRTHTAKEFECAICEKNFGSKQHLVRHELTHKNMKFFRCGKCRKSFSTKNELYDHKSTPDDCSTNTDSCPLCGREFTYELALKKHMEKHTKEAEIKCHKCGTVFSHVDDLKKHRNESHKREKAFICGTCNKAFSQEVYLKKHETIHWGLTPFSCEECGRGFLTYGDLQRHEKTHSNVLDLTCHACNKTFNRKDLYQNHMIRHQGERQFVCETCGKAFYLRKHLKQHMFGHLPQKSFTCETCGRAFSLMHNLQQHRLIHTGRKKFICEVCGRGFMRNDQLQKHKNSLHPDSKGEGSSSQTEGIPQNIEVELPDGYQIASLNDQLASNQSEIENLQNLRTFNDGTPPEAALQFHSVDTFESKYVVANEYKLTEGQSYFPGKVEDSLLLLQCCGISFTNINTLDEHRKSAHSDKDVPLTSKLKKMDETKGKDHTSSVSFSSALVRLPEIRVLGRDSKFLFTNAIKGKNIITPVKFEPLEIAGSKKDSMGSSNVINSAILLPSIMSVSTASGSSQHETYQFLQLRRLPNHLQESDKHQ, from the coding sequence ATGGAACCAAGTGAAAAAGTTGGAAAAGATCAAACCAAAAACAGCCATGTTGTTTCTACTTTGCCGAGCTCCTCGTCTTTTTTAGCCGAACTTGGGACACCTATGGTATCGGTGGCAGGGACAGAATCACTCCTATCTGCTTTTAGTGCAACCATTTCAGGCTCAAGttcttgtttttcaactgaTCCGCTTTTATTTGCCACGAAGAGTCAACCACGACAGAGCAGTGATTTGTATACAGATgattcattaaaaaatgaaactcaGCGTCTTCTCACTGATTCGATTTATCATTTGCCTCTTAATAGCCTGGTCCCTATACCTATAGTTGTTGGTGAAAATTTTGTGATTCGGCAAAGAGAATTAAAACCGACAGAAGAGTCGAGTGATCAGATTAGTATTACGAATGGTATTTCCTTTGaatcttcaaatgaaagaagTTCCATCACCGTAGAAGATGATGAAGAGTCGACGAACATGATTAACATTCCTTCGGATACGGTTGACTCACAAAGGTTAGCTTTTTTAGAAGAAGTAGCAGCAAAAACTATTTCTGAATTCTGTAATATAAGAGAATATTCAAGGATAGATAATTTAGTCAAAGAAAACACTTTATCAGCAGTTAGTGAACCCCAAAGAATACAAATTGAACATGACTACGGATTCAAAATAGCTGACAAAACACCTGAAGCACATCCAAGTGAGAATTTTGAAACTGACGAAGGGGATGAAGATATTAACTTGGCGATCAAAAAACGCAATAGGCAAGAAGCATGTGACTATTCTTCGATATACTGCCATCACTGTTCATCGGTGACTCAACACACTTGTAAGAGTAAAAGCGGAAAAAGCAAAGCGGGTAAAAAGACGAAGGaaatacatttgaaaagaaGACGTTTGATTCCCCTTCCAAACCAATATTCATGTCCACGATGCGGGAAAACTCTGCGAGGGAAAGATGCTCTTAAAAGACATTTGACAATGCATTTGAAGAAAGATACTTTTGTGTGTCCTCTTTGTGACAAAGCGTTTGTCCGACGGTCAGCTTTTCATTCACATATATCTTCGCATGATTCTTCTAAGAAAATAGGAAAGTCTACGAAAATGCGTAAAGAGAATTGCAGTGATGATCTAACAAAAGATTCACATTCTTGGAAAATTGTTCttcctgttttgaaaaataaagtgacTGAAAATGAAACCACTACTACTGTGAAAAATAGTGAGCTTTCAGTGACTTATGAAGAAACACCTTCCAAGGAGGCGTGTCTTCAGCAGCTGCCTAAGATAATCCCTTTGAGCTCGCCTGAGAAAGATTACCCTGATCCGCCAGAGACAGTCTCTTCAGATCCAAAACCTGAGACACAATCACAAGCTGCAAAACAGATGATATCAGTTATCAGTGAAGGAAAAATTGAACCGATTGTGCAAGTCAGTGTTGAAGATAAAATGTACGATATTAGTTGCAGCAAACAAACGTTAAGTCTGGAAAAGGATAATTGGAATTGTAATCTTTGTAAGTGGAAATGTACCTCCCAACCTGAGCTAGTTGAGCACCAATCAGTGGTGCACGCCGACGAAGCTGTTTTCGTGTGTGAAGTTTGTGGTAGGCGGTTCTGTAAAAAAGTTCAATTAACCAGGCACAGCCGTACTCATACGGCTAAGGAATTTGAGTGTGctatttgtgaaaaaaactttGGATCAAAGCAACATTTGGTGCGCCACGAATTAACTCacaaaaatatgaagtttttccGCTGTGGAAAATGTAGAAAAAGCTTTTCCACCAAAAATGAGTTATATGATCACAAGTCAACACCGGACGATTGTTCTACCAATACAGATAGTTGCCCATTATGTGGAAGAGAATTTACTTATGAACTTGCATTAAAGAAACATATGGAGAAGCATACAAAGGAAGCCGAGATTAAGTGCCATAAGTGTGGGACAGTGTTTTCACATGTAGATGATCTCAAAAAGCATAGAAATGAATCACATAAACGTGAAAAAGCGTTCATTTGTGGAACTTGCAATAAAGCGTTTTCACAAGAAGTGTATCTGAAGAAGCACGAAACCATTCATTGGGGCTTAACCCCGTTCAGTTGTGAAGAATGTGGTAGAGGTTTCTTGACCTACGGAGATCTTCAACGCCACGAAAAAACCCATTCAAATGTGCTAGATCTAACTTGTCATGCTTGTaataagacttttaatagaAAAGATTTATATCAGAATCATATGATTCGGCATCAGGGAGAAAGGCAATTTGTCTGTGAAACATGTGGAAAAGCATTTTACTTGCGGAAACATTTGAAACAGCATATGTTTGGTCACTTGCCCCAAAAGTCTTTTACTTGTGAAACTTGTGGAAGAGCATTTAGTTTGATGCATAATTTACAGCAGCATCGATTAATCCATACTGGCCGAAAGAAATTCATTTGTGAAGTATGCGGACGTGGCTTTATGAGAAACGACCAATTGCAGAAGCACAAGAATTCTCTTCATCCAGACTCCAAAGGGGAAGGTTCAAGTTCACAGACGGAAGGAATTCCTCAGAATATTGAGGTGGAACTCCCTGATGGCTACCAAATTGCATCATTGAATGACCAACTTGCATCCAATCAATCGGAGATAGAAAACCTACAAAACCTTAGAACTTTTAACGATGGCACTCCTCCAGAAGCTGCATTGCAATTCCACAGTGTTGATACATTTGAATCAAAATATGTTGTTGCGAATGAATACAAATTAACTGAAGGTCAGTCGTACTTCCCTGGAAAAGTTGAAGATAGCTTACTACTTCTCCAATGCTGTGGGATTAGCTTCACGAACATCAATACATTAGACGAGCATAGAAAGTCTGCCCATAGTGATAAGGATGTTCCACTTACTTCCAAACTCAAAAAGATGGATGAAACGAAGGGTAAAGACCATACAAGTTCAGTGTCGTTTAGTTCAGCACTTGTAAGACTTCCTGAAATCCGAGTGTTAGGTCGTGATTCGAAGTTTCTTTTCACGAATGCAATCaaagggaaaaatataattactcCTGTTAAATTTGAACCGTTAGAAATCGCAGGCAGTAAAAAAGACTCTATGGGAAGTTCTAATGTAATAAACTCTGCAATTCTTCTCCCGTCTATTATGTCCGTGTCAACTGCCTCCGGTTCGTCACAGCATGAAACTTACCAATTTCTACAGTTGCGAAGGCTTCCAAATCATTTACAGGAAAGTGATAAACACCAATAA